The sequence TGTATCGGTAGTAGCATGAGCATGGGCATCAGCATCTGTATCGGCAGAAGCATGAGCATGGGCATCAGCATCTGTATCGGCAGAAGCAGGCGCATGGGCATCAGCATCTGTATCGGCAGAAGCATGAGCATGGCATCAGCATCTGTATCGCAGTAGCATGGGCATCAGCATCTATATCGGCAGAAGCATGAGCATGAGCATCAGCATCAGCATCTGTATCGGCAAAAGTGAGTGTGGGCATCAGCATCTGTATCGGTAGAAGCATGAGCATGGGCATCAGCCTCTGTATCGGCAGAAGCATGAGCATCGACATCAGCATCTGCATCGGCAGAAGCATGAGCATCGGCATCAGCATCTGTATCGGCCGAAGAAAAGGCCCATGAAGGTGTCGGCTCCAGCATCTGTATCGGCAGTAGCATGTGCATGGGCATCAGCTTCTGTATCGGCAGAAGCACGAGCATGGGCATCAGCATCTGTATCGGCAGAAGCATGAGCATGGCGCATCATCATCTGTATCGGCAGAAGCATGAGCGTGGGCATCAGCATCTGTATCGGCAGAAGCATGAGTGTCGGCATCAGCATCTGCATCGGCAGAAGCATGAGCACGGCATCAGCATCTGTATCGGCAGAGCATGAGCATGGGCATCAGCATCTGTATCGGCAGAAGCATGAGCATGGGCATCAGCATCTGTATCGGCAGTAGTATGAGCGTCGGCGTCGTCATCTGTATCGGCATTGACATCTGTATCGACAGAAGCCTGAGCATCGGCATCAAATTCGGCTTCAAGTCTATCGAGTTCTGCCTCGATGTCATTTTTTAGATCTACAACGACGTCTAAAGTTATATTAGAAAGTGCGGCAGGAGTTTTGGTCTCGGCCATTTCGATATATTTTAATGCAAGGTTGTAGCGCTCGTCCAGATAGGCAATGCGCGCATAATAATAGTAAGGCTCGGGATAGTGAACATCAGCAGTGATCAAACTCTTGTATAGTTTGCGAGCTTTTTTATCTTCGAATAAATAGAAATAGCTGGTTGCCAGATTTTCTTTGATGATATTGTTGTTGGGATATTTTTCGAGAGCTGCGATAGAATAGTCGCGAGCTTTCTCGTACTGTTCATTGAGATTAAGAAGCATTCCGTAGGTTTCCCAGAGCTGTTCGGCGTCACTTTCTTGGGTGAGTTCTTCATAAAGAGCGATGGCGTCATCGAGTTTATCTTCTTTATATAGCATAAGACCTTTGACAACTTTAAAATTGAAGATACCGTCTTTGTTGAGAATATCGGTTTGAATAGTTGCTGCAACTTGTTGGGCCTTTTGGGTGTGGCCCTGAGCGAGTAATTTGTAGGCATAAACAACTTTGATCTCCTCGGGACATTTTGGCAATGAGAGGGCTTTTTCATATAAACCATAGGCAATATCGAATTGCTTTCTCAAGTAGGCATTGTGAGCATTTTGAGCCAATACGTAATGTCTTCTGCGATACCCAAAAAATAGCATACATATTATAATAATGGCGATGGTTAAGCCGTAGCCTGCCCAGACGCTTCCCGTTACAATATTGAGTAAATAGCCGAGTAGCATAAATAGACCGGCTAGCAAAAATAGTAAAATAAGACTTCTTTTTTCAGACATAATTTCCTCCTATAAAACGTAATATAGAAATATTTTAGCTCGTTTTTTTTATAAAAGCAATACATGTTAGAAAATTTAAAAATATGGTAATACTATCAAAGAGAGTTTAAATATTTGTATACAAAAATTAGTGAGGCAAATTAGGAGGGATTTTTATTAAAGTATTGATTGCAACAGACACATATAAGCCAACAATAAACGGAGTAGTGACTTCTGTTTTAAATTTGGAAAAAGGGTTAAGAGAGCTGGGGCATGAAGTGAAAGTGGTAACACTGTCTCAAACGGCCCAATCATATTATGAAAATTCTGTGTATTATATAGGATCGATAGATATGAGTCGAATCTACCCAGATGCGAGAGTAAAGACACCGATTGTGAATAGAAAAGAAAGATTGGAGATAATAGATTGGCAGCCGGATGTCATTCATACGCAAAGTGAATTTAGTACGTTTTTGATTGCTAGAAAGATTGCAAAGAAGCTGGATATTCCGATAATTCATACGTACCATACCAAATACGAAGATTATACGCATTATTTTATAGATCATGCAGAACGAGGCAAAAAGATAGTAACAATAGCGACGCATTATCTGTCCGAGCATGTGAAAGGAATTATTGCACCGACGCGCAAGATTGCAACGTTGCTGGAAGGATATAAAGTGGAATGTGCGACAAGAGTGATTCCAACAGGGATTGAACTGGAGAAATATAAGAGAGTAGTATCGGAAGAAAGTATAGCAAAGCTAAAAGAAAATTTGAAGATTGCCAAAGATAATTTGGTGTTAGTTTCTATAAGTCGAGTGGGCAAAGAGAAGAATATTGCAGAACTAATTCGGTATGTGAAATCGTTTAAAAGAGATAACGTGTCGTTGTTGATAGTGGGAGATGGGCCCGAACGCAAGGCACTACAAAATTTGGTGGGCAGCTTAAACTTAACTGAGCAGATTAAATTTACGGGAATGATACGGCCAAATGAAATAGCCGCGTATTATCAGCTGGGGGATTTGTTTGTGTCCGCA is a genomic window of Candidatus Epulonipiscium viviparus containing:
- a CDS encoding tetratricopeptide repeat protein, producing the protein MSEKRSLILLFLLAGLFMLLGYLLNIVTGSVWAGYGLTIAIIIICMLFFGYRRRHYVLAQNAHNAYLRKQFDIAYGLYEKALSLPKCPEEIKVVYAYKLLAQGHTQKAQQVAATIQTDILNKDGIFNFKVVKGLMLYKEDKLDDAIALYEELTQESDAEQLWETYGMLLNLNEQYEKARDYSIAALEKYPNNNIIKENLATSYFYLFEDKKARKLYKSLITADVHYPEPYYYYARIAYLDERYNLALKYIEMAETKTPAALSNITLDVVVDLKNDIEAELDRLEAEFDADAQASVDTDVNADTDDDADAHTTADTDADAHAHASADTDADAHAHALPIQMLMPCSCFCRCRC
- a CDS encoding glycosyltransferase, translating into MIATDTYKPTINGVVTSVLNLEKGLRELGHEVKVVTLSQTAQSYYENSVYYIGSIDMSRIYPDARVKTPIVNRKERLEIIDWQPDVIHTQSEFSTFLIARKIAKKLDIPIIHTYHTKYEDYTHYFIDHAERGKKIVTIATHYLSEHVKGIIAPTRKIATLLEGYKVECATRVIPTGIELEKYKRVVSEESIAKLKENLKIAKDNLVLVSISRVGKEKNIAELIRYVKSFKRDNVSLLIVGDGPERKALQNLVGSLNLTEQIKFTGMIRPNEIAAYYQLGDLFVSASTSETQGLTYIEALANGTPILCREDECLEGLVEEGVTGYSFVSETDFHQKLLDFMDVTDKDEMKAAAKRVADKYSISNFARSVAEFYNTYV